The following coding sequences are from one Oncorhynchus nerka isolate Pitt River linkage group LG6, Oner_Uvic_2.0, whole genome shotgun sequence window:
- the LOC135572187 gene encoding cornifin-B-like, with the protein MRLQPLGPSTPRPLGPSAPRPLGPSAPRPLDPSAPRPLDPSAPRPLDPSAPRPLDPSTPRPLNPSAPRPLGPSTPRPSALDPLGPSTPRPLDPSTPRQVKAKLQYITI; encoded by the coding sequence ATGAGACTTCAACCCCTCGGCCCCTCGACCCCTCGACCCCTCGGCCCCTCGGCCCCTCGACCCCTCGGCCCCTCGGCCCCTCGGCCCCTCGACCCCTCGGCCCCTCGGCCCCTCGACCCCTCGGCCCCTCGGCCCCTCGACCCCTCGGCCCCTCGGCCCCTCGACCCCTCGACCCCTCGGCCCCTCAACCCCTCGGCCCCTCGGCCCCTCGGCCCCTCTACCCCTCGGCCCTCGGCCCTCGACCCCCTCGGCCCCTCGACCCCTCGGCCCCTCGACCCCTCGACCCCTCGGCAGGTCAAAGCTAAGCTACAGTACATAACAATATAA